A window of Mucilaginibacter paludis DSM 18603 contains these coding sequences:
- a CDS encoding AIR synthase related protein: MVSSQRYDQRGVSASKDDVHRAIQKIDKGIFPQAFCKIIPDILGNDPEYCNIMHADGAGTKSSLAYTYWKQTGDISVWRGIAQDAIIMNLDDLLCVGATDGILLSSTIGRNKNLINGDIIAAIINGTEEILEELRSQGIGIYSTGGETADVGDLVRTIIVDSTVTCRMKRADIISNDKIQAGDVIVGLASYGKATYETEYNGGMGSNGLTSARHDVFNKNIAQNFPESFDPAVPTDLVFSGSKNLTDLIDIGNGETVTAGKLVLSPTRTYAPVIKSILDGFRSQIHGMVHCSGGAQTKVLHFIDRLHIIKNNLFATPPLFKLIQQESQTSWQEMYKVFNMGHRMELYVPEAIAADLIKISQSFGIEAQVIGRVEAAEHKQVTITSEYGEFVYN; encoded by the coding sequence ATGGTTTCCTCGCAAAGATACGATCAGCGTGGTGTTTCCGCATCTAAAGATGATGTACACCGGGCAATACAAAAAATTGATAAAGGTATTTTCCCTCAGGCTTTCTGTAAAATTATCCCTGATATTTTAGGCAACGACCCTGAATATTGTAATATTATGCATGCTGATGGTGCAGGTACTAAGTCATCCTTAGCATATACTTATTGGAAACAAACCGGGGATATTTCAGTTTGGCGAGGTATTGCACAGGACGCCATCATCATGAATCTTGACGATCTGCTTTGCGTAGGCGCTACCGATGGCATCTTGCTGTCGTCAACCATAGGCCGCAACAAAAACCTGATCAACGGTGATATTATAGCCGCTATTATTAACGGTACCGAAGAGATTTTAGAGGAACTACGGTCGCAAGGGATCGGCATTTACTCTACCGGGGGCGAAACTGCAGATGTGGGCGACCTGGTACGCACCATTATTGTAGACTCTACCGTTACCTGCCGCATGAAACGTGCGGATATAATATCCAACGATAAAATTCAGGCAGGCGATGTTATTGTGGGACTGGCATCTTACGGAAAAGCCACCTACGAGACCGAGTACAACGGTGGTATGGGTTCTAACGGTTTAACATCCGCACGGCACGATGTTTTCAATAAAAATATCGCCCAGAATTTCCCCGAAAGCTTCGATCCGGCTGTTCCGACAGACCTGGTATTTTCGGGTTCCAAAAACCTGACCGACCTGATAGACATTGGCAATGGGGAAACCGTGACCGCCGGTAAGCTGGTATTATCGCCAACCCGCACCTACGCGCCGGTGATAAAGAGCATATTAGATGGCTTCCGCAGCCAGATCCATGGTATGGTGCACTGCAGCGGCGGCGCGCAAACCAAGGTTTTACATTTTATAGACCGCCTGCATATCATTAAAAACAATTTATTCGCTACGCCCCCCCTGTTTAAACTTATCCAGCAGGAATCGCAAACCAGCTGGCAAGAAATGTATAAGGTGTTTAACATGGGCCACCGGATGGAGCTGTATGTACCCGAAGCCATTGCCGCCGACCTGATTAAAATATCACAAAGTTTTGGCATTGAAGCGCAGGTTATTGGGCGCGTAGAGGCTGCTGAGCATAAGCAGGTAACCATTACATCGGAGTATGGGGAGTTTGTTTATAATTAA